AAGTCCATCTCCAAGCGCAAGCTCAGGACCGCCGTCGACGTGGAGGACGTGCGGCGCGAGGTCGCCATCATGTCCACGCTTCCGGACCACGCCAACGTCGTCAAGCTCAAAGCCACTTACGAGGACCAGGAGAACGTTCACCTCGTCATGGAGCTCTGTGCCGGTGGCGAACTCTTTGACCGGATCGTCGCACGTGGCCACTACAGCGAGCGTGCGGCCGCGCATGTGGCCAGAACCATTGCTGTGGTCGTCAGAATGTGTCACGCCAATGGCGTCATGCATCGAGACCTTAAGCCGGAAAATTTCCTCTTTGCGAATAAGAAAGAGAATTCTGTACTTAAAGCCATTGATTTCGGTCTCTCCGTGTTTTTCAAACCTGGTACGCGAGTGAATGGATTTGTTCCGTTTCGATCAAATCAGATAGCACCGTTATGAATGCTTTGGGTATTAAAAAAAGCTTCATGTTTAAGATTTGAACTCGACGTTGCTAATTAAGTTGGGTTAAACGTTGATTTTACGTGTGGGTAGATTTCTTTATATGGGTTCGGAGAAGTGTGCTGATGTTTTCTTTTTGATGAATGGACAGGGGAGAGATTTTCTGAGATTGTGGGGAGTCCTTACTACATGGCACCAGAGGTATTGAAGAGGAATTATGGGCCAGAAGTGGATGTGTGGAGTGCTGGTGtgattctttatattttattgtgtgGGGTTCCTCCGTTTTGGGCAggtgtgtgttgttttttttctcgTTGGCAAATGTTgattgttgtgtttgtgtgaaTTCTGGTGAAATGGTTTGATTTGGTGTAGAGGACGAACGAGGGGTGGCTCTGGCGATTTTGAGGGGAGTGATTGACTTCAAGAGAGAACCATGGCCTCAGATTTCGGACAGTGCGAAGAGCCTTGTGCGCCAAATGTTGGAGCCTGATCCCAAGAAGCGCTTGACGGCTGAACAAGTGCTTGGTAAGTACTTTATGGTTTGTGAAGCAAGATGACATCAAAATTTCCATGTACGTtattcttttgttgttgtttaataAGAGTATTCTCATTCTCTTGTGCCCTTTCTTCCATTGCCCTCTcgtaaaagaaaacaagaattggTGCTTATTAGAACCCTACGACCAGGAGGCCAAATGGCCTAATTACTTGGAAAGTGATGCTAAATGTTTACCGTCCTTAAAAATGTTTGTTGCAGAACATCCCTGGTTGCAGAATGCAAAAAAAGCTTCAAATGTTCCGTTAGGAGATATTGTGAGGACGAGACTTAAGCAGTTCTCTGTCATGAATAGATTCAAAAAGAGAGCACTTCGGGTTAGCATCTGTTTCAGTCTGTGCATAATCGTTAAGTCGAGTTTGGTATGTATTGGAAGTATAAGGAAGTTTGAATGGTGGTGATTTGTGTTTCTTTGAATGAATGCTGTAGGTAATTGCAGAGCACTTATCTGTTGAAGAGGTAGAAATCATCAGAGACATGTTCACATTGATGGACACTGACAAAGATGGCAAAGTAACATACGAGGAACTGAAGGCTGGGTTGCAGAAGGTTGGTTCACAATTGGCTGAGCCAGAGATTAAGATGCTGATGGATGTGGTAGGCTTCTGTGTATACTATCTATATTGCAATTTTTCAGTATAAATCCACTTCTTTGATTGTCATTACGATGTATTATTGGGTGATCTGTTGCAGCTCTTTGAAACTATTTTCTGTTGCATGATTTCTTGGCATGGAATGCAGTTCTACAAAGAAGTAGAAGTGTCTTAATCGGCTTTGAATTCTACTACATTACATAACCTTTTACTTTTAATGACTTAACTAATTCATATAACACCaatatttcatttgaattgAGCTTAATCAATCTAAAAGGATAGACTCATTTTAATCGAATTGCCATTCACACCCTAAGCCTGGACTTCTGAATTGTAATGATTCGAGGATGTTTATTATGCTATTAATTGTTTAGGCCGATGTTGATGGGAACGGAGTACTTGACTATGGAGAGTTCGTAGCCGTGACGATTCACTTGCAAAGAATGGAGAATGATGAACATTTCCGAAAAGCATTCATGTTTTTTGACAAAGACGGGAGTGGCTATATTGAGCTTGGGGAGCTAGAGACAGCATTAGTAGATGAGTCGGGAGAAAATGACGCTGCTATATTGAATGACATCATGCGTGAAGTTGACACTGACAAGGTTAGACATTTTTCCATTTTACAAACACTGCCAATGCAACATAAAGAAAGCAGATAGGTTGTTACAAGCTGTAGTcctatatttgtaattttgtgttTACACAGGATGGTCGGATCAGTTATGAAGAGTTTGTGGCGATGATGAAAACGGGAACAGATTGGAGAAAAGCATCTAGACAGTATTCAAGGGAGAGATTCAAGAGCTTGAGCATAAATTTGATGAAGGATGGCTCACTTCAGCTTCATGACGGAATTAGTGGTCAAGCTGTGGTGGTTTGAGCAAGAAATTATTTCTACTTACTATGCTTGAAAAATCTCTCCTTGAAAGCAAGGGAATTTTGTGTTGGAGCGTTTTGAAGCATAGAGATTTGGGTTGTGTGGGTTTTTCAGTTGCATAGAAAAGTTGTTTGATAGATAGATTGTCACATCACATATTCTTTGTATATCTTTGTTGGTGTTCCATAATTTCATTTGTAAATGTCATTTGTCTCTGAATATCCGAGAATCTGAAGTGTctgtaaaaataattcaaatttgtcCGACAACTACATAGATATCCTGAGCccagttttctttttttcttttttgtttaatttatatattatatataattgcgatgcattttaataaattcaaatacattacTCCAGCACTTCGgtctctgattttttttatatttatttacatgcATTAATAACTAATACACATAAGTTTTTTAATCTCAGTTTGACACTaggtcatattttttttaaacaattaaatgatATTTGAACATTAAACTGAAATTTAACCTGGGCTCATATtcttgaaatatatttgaaaaaggtaATGTAAGTCTCTAACAAAATTGGTATACAATTTAACAATTCATTTATTTAGGCTCAAACTGTACCGCAACATAATCAAATGGGTAAGCTTTTTACAGGCCCGCGAACGTACCTTGCAGGCCAacctacaaataaaaaattaaacaaataggaaaaaattTCTAATCAAGCATGATaaccatttaaatatttataatttttaacttaaaatcaaccaaaaatgAAACTGAAAGTCTTTATTTACAAACCAGATATCAAgttattttatatagttttttacattcttatttttaacttatgcattccttgattttaaattataattttttagaaatattaacgAAAAACTTTTCcgtaaaataatgaaaaaggggaaataaaaaatggaaatgggAAAACCTACCCTATAGAGTGACTATAAATATTACTAGATTTCTCACAAATCCtaacaaaaaaatgttgttaaaatagtTAGTTTTTATGTTTAAACCCTCAGTGTTGTTCtcatatttattgaaaaatttcaagttagtcttattttttcaactgtttcaattaggtccatatatttataaaattaagtcaaTTAAGCTTTGTCTGTTAAGTTTTCAAAGAAGGCAACAGTCGCTGACATAGTGCACACTTAATATGTTGATGTGTACTGTTTGATTAcgtgaaatttttatttaagagaTTATGACATGGCACCATTTAATTGgtttatgttaaaatgttaGGGTTTCCTCTTTGTGATTGGGTTTCGAATCTTTGTGCAGGTTTCAAATGGAGGTGCAAGTTGTCATAGTTGCATGAGATTAATGATAGAGGTCACGATTGAGAAGATGTTCACGGTCTGGTTCTCTCTGTAGATGCGTGTTGATGGTTATGTGCGAAGATGATGTTCAAGTATAGTAGAGATCGCGAGTAGGGTGGTCTCTATAGTAACGAATTCTACTTCGATTGGCATTTTCGTTCTCTCTATTTCCCTTGCCGGTCGAAGGCTTGTCCGCGGCGGAAATATGATTGTTGGTGGCGTTAGAGCACTCTTAACTCACGGTGAAGGGGCGGTTGTTCGCTCAGGTTGCGTCCTCTACGTTGGCAGCCATGGAGGCGTGACAAGTTGTTGCGATGAAGGAGATGATGCGGTGGAAGGCATTGACGGAGGAGAAGGAGGTGAGGGTGTTTCAAAGTAGACCCATTGAAAAGTAACATGTCATCTCAATTGAGGTCACATATGATGTTTCAAGGTGTTTGTTTTCAAATCCTACATATAATTTTCACGTTTAATAAGAAGTTATTCGTTGGACACATCCCTCACATGATTTTCTACATTCTCCGCAATTTTTCAAACgcattttcttttctaactcATCAACAATTCAAAAAGAGAAAACTCATTTGGAGACTCACTACTGCATCCCCCTCTCAACAACTTTAATTTCAGATAACCCCATCAAATAGATATAAATTGATCCCAAAAAGCGTCGGCTTTTCTGACTCAAAAAAACcacaaatcttttttttttcttttgtgtttgaCATCCAGGTTCTGATAAGGAAGACCCACTTAAGTCATTGCTTCcaaaaagagaagaacaaaGTGAAAGGCCCCGGCAGAAGTCTCTGCGCTACACGACTCACAGGGTTGAAGAACCACCAAACAAACAACCTCAATTGatacaaattgatttttcttacAGTAGCATTGTTTAAGATCCAATTAAACCTGCCCCTACCAAGGATGACGAAAGGGCCAAAGCCTTTGATTTGGACTCCATAGATAGTGAAGGAGGTGAGGTTCTAGAGAACAAATTCTTTAGTTtgattaagaataaattttacCACGTCAAAaactcttaatttaaaaaaatcacataataaaactcaataaacaatacttaattgattcaattttacaaatatatagaCCCAAATAAGACAGTTGAAAAGATAAAGACCTACATAAAATTCTCCAACAAATATAAGAACGAtctaaaggtttaaaccataaACGTCTCCTTTACCATATAATCTAAGGTTGCATTGGAGGGAGAGATATTTATTTAgcgaattcaattttttaaccaGTGATTACTGTTTGGACAGGGGTTTTTCAAACTTTGCTATAGAAAAATTTAGgggtgcaaaaagaaaaatacggAGTGCAGGAAGAATCCCCATCATCGttgtaaagaaagaataagCCCGTTAAGAAAAGGCCGAAGGTGCATACGAGAAGAGTGTGCTTGTTCTGTATTTTCTACtgtgtttttaagtttttttctttcaaaaggtAGACGTgtcagaaaaataatttttttaattctttaactATTTACATTTAGCATCCATTGCTATATTATCACCGGTGAAAAATATATGTGCagtagataatttttatttattttgtaagtaatatatatatatatatatatatatatatatatatatatatatatatatatatatatacacacacatggatgttggttttaaagatataagttatatatgtgGGAAATATGATAGGTAATATTGTTAGTGTAGGCAGGCAGCATAAATTAAGAATAGCAACATGTTATAGTGAGTTAAATAGTGGACCTAGTGTTATAGGTGAGCTTCAGCTACTTGCCTCCCCACAAATTCATTACATATATGGATAAGTGGTTGAAGCCTTCATAAATactattctctttttcttcaaaaaactTCAATGGTAAGATCTAAATGAATATTAGGTATCACAGTGAAAACCCATGCAAAAATGTCAACATGACAATCACTCACTTTTCAAACATGATATAGTTTTTCAGTTGGTCAAAGCGTACAAATTCATATTTTGGCATTGCTCAATTAAATCTGAAGCCATGCATGGAATTCAACCATGTTACTACAGATTACTGATTTGATTGCAATGTTCTCTCatgccttttattttattttgtcgcTTTGGCCTATGATGCATTCATGTAATTTAAATCAATGCTACTTTGCTTTGGTAAAGTAGAtgacactttttttctttttcttgagacATTCTACTTTAAATCATTTCCTAAGTGCTTAAGATGTCAATCTTAAAGTGGACGAGAATTTTGATTTGATGAGCAGAAACCAATTCCTTTATGTGTGAATATTCTTCCTCCAATGAAATTTCCTTGTCATTCCTTTTCATCAAGTCAGAAAATTTTCCCAACTTCAATTATTAActattcatttctttcttttcaaaatggATTAATGCAATTAGGCACCgtatcttaattatatatactttctGGGGGTATTTTTGctcaacaaaaataacaactccaaaataaaatattgtggTATGGATCATACGAACTATATAATTCACTTTTGGCAGAttcagtgatttttttttttcattatgaaccgaaagagattaaaaaaatagaaaccgaaataattatattttttttctcatttttttttctaaatctcGTCTCGTGTTGAGTAAATTCATTGAAtgtaaacttaattataaattatattgagtCAGTTATCaagatgaataaaattttgatatcacAATagatcttttaaaagaaattcatcTTAAAAGATACAACATCAGAAAACATGAATCCCACACACATAAAGAAtcaatattatttctatatttaatacAACTTAAACTCATTGTAGTAGTAGAATGtccaataacaataataaacaaataaaacataattgttcaataattacattataaaaataatattttttaaactaatagaATTATTATGgacaattatttttctctaaattacTTTACCAAAACACTTAAACATATgtgttaaaataattgaattcgAACTAATAGTTAAACTAAAAACACTTTTACATCTATTGATATATAAATGTTCTGtttcattttctaataaaaaatgtgatttaaAAGACAATTTTAGTAAAGATGATAAATCTTTGCTTATGGAAGAAAAATACTTGTTGGTGTAAAAACAAgcaaatcattaataaaattttacaaataaatcataataattatttttagagaaattccttttttatttatgaaaagcAAATGATTTTGCATGTGTCAAAAGAGCAATaaagttttacttttacatgtcacaataaaaaggaaaaataattagaaaataatgaaatattatatatatatatatgtatatatatatatatatatatatacatatatatatatataatatttttaagggttaaatatgtttttcgtcccccaactattcgccgtttttgtgtttagtccctctttcaaactataatacaatttagtctttcaactttagaaaactctggttttagtcctttttaccaaatttttttaac
This genomic stretch from Vigna radiata var. radiata cultivar VC1973A chromosome 7, Vradiata_ver6, whole genome shotgun sequence harbors:
- the LOC106766738 gene encoding calcium-dependent protein kinase 10: MGNCNACVRDDVAESNRVRKKKTKPNNPYAEEALRSGVPIRVLKDVTSRSFIGDKYVIGRELGRGEFGITYLCTDRETKQELACKSISKRKLRTAVDVEDVRREVAIMSTLPDHANVVKLKATYEDQENVHLVMELCAGGELFDRIVARGHYSERAAAHVARTIAVVVRMCHANGVMHRDLKPENFLFANKKENSVLKAIDFGLSVFFKPGERFSEIVGSPYYMAPEVLKRNYGPEVDVWSAGVILYILLCGVPPFWAEDERGVALAILRGVIDFKREPWPQISDSAKSLVRQMLEPDPKKRLTAEQVLEHPWLQNAKKASNVPLGDIVRTRLKQFSVMNRFKKRALRVIAEHLSVEEVEIIRDMFTLMDTDKDGKVTYEELKAGLQKVGSQLAEPEIKMLMDVADVDGNGVLDYGEFVAVTIHLQRMENDEHFRKAFMFFDKDGSGYIELGELETALVDESGENDAAILNDIMREVDTDKDGRISYEEFVAMMKTGTDWRKASRQYSRERFKSLSINLMKDGSLQLHDGISGQAVVV